The genomic region CTCGCGGTTCGGGCACTCTACGGCCTCTTTTCCGGCCTCTACTATGCCCCCGCAACGGCGCTGATAAGCGAGGTCTATCGGGAGAGAAAGGGCTCCGCGCTGGGTGTCTTCATGGTCGGCCCGCCCGTCGGCAGCGGGATAGCGCCGCTGATAGTCGTCCCCATGGCGGTGAACCTCGAATGGCGCTACGCCTTTCTGGCACTCTCAATGCTGAGTCTGGCAATCGGAATAGCTCTTACCTTTGCGGTCAGGGGCGAGGTCTCAAAGCCGTCTCGGGTTAGGTTCTCGATTCCCCGGAACGTTTTTCTGCTCAGCGCGGCGAACTTCATAGTCCTTGCCGCGTTCTTTGGGCTTCTCACGTTCCTGGTCTCTTTCCTGGTGAACGCAGGCGTTTCCTTCGAAACGGCCTCTTGGCTGTTCTCCCTTCTATCCGTCATAGGGATCGCAGGTTCTCTCTTCGGCGGCGGCCTCTACGACAGAATCGGGAGGAGGAGCATAACGGTGGTCTTCGGTCTCAACGCATTCCTCACGCTGATCCTTGCCTTAACGGCCTCTCCGTGGGTCATAATCCCCTTGGGGCTGGCGTTCTATTCGGTAGGCGCCATAGTCACGGCCTACACGTCAGAAAAGGCCACCGGAGAGAACCTCGGTTCAGTCATGGGCTTCGTCAACATGGTCGGGTTCTTTGGTGCAACCGTCGGCCCCTATGCCGTCGGTCTCCTGATAGATCACTTCGGCTACGAAAAGGCTTTCCTGTCGATACCGGCTATGTACCTGCTGGCGTGGGCGCTGATAAAACTGGAGGAGTGAGTTGCTTGCCATGATCAGCCAGTACAGTTTGGGGCATAAAACGGTTCAAGCACCACCGTTGAGAGCGTCCCCTTGTATTTGAAGAGGCCGTCTCGGACTTCTACGGTAACCCACATTAAGAGTTTCTCTTCGGGTGCCCGATCCAAAAACGTCAGCTCGTATGTTCCTTCTCCCGCTTCACCGAGGTCTTTGACCTGAATGAGGTAGGTCATTCCTTCTTGGCTTTCCGCTCTGCTGATCTCAACTTTTCCGTACCAGGGAGGCTCGACCTCAAGGTACAGGGCGTTTAGAAACTCCCTTTTTACCACCACCCGTATGTAGAGCGTCCTCGCACCTTCCCTAGGGGTTATCCAGAGGCGTATCTTGTCGAAGCTTCGCGTGATTACGACGTAAAAATGCCCGCTGAAGTTTGCCCTCAGGCTCTCGTCCCGTCCCACCCAGCTGGTGGGATTCTCTGAATCGGTGTACGATACCTTAGAGAGATGGGGTTCGAGTGTCATGGGTACTTGGCTCGCGATGGTAAGGATCACTACGATGATGGCTACACCCAGAACGTAGAGGTGTCCCTTACTCAACCCTCCCACCTGCAGAACTACCACAACAAAGGATAAAAAAGTTGCGGTGAAAGTTGCCTTCAGCCATACATGACCTCGTGCATGGCTATCTGCTGGGCGAGCCTCTGCTCCGCGCCGAAGACCTTCTCGATGGCCTTCATGAAGTCTTCCTGGGTGACGTACTCGCGCCTCGCCCTTATGGCGAACATTCCGGCCTCGGTCGCTATGGCCTTCAGGTCCGCACCGCTGGCCCCATCGGTCATCTCCGCGATTACGCGCAGGTCGACGTCCTTGAGGTTCATCTTCCTCGTGTGCACCTTGAGTATCTCCAGCCTGCCCTTGAAGTCTGGAAGCGGAACTTCTATCAGTCTGTCGAACCTGCCGGGTCTCAGCAGAGCTGGATCGAGGATGTCCGGCCTGTTGGTTGCCGCTATGACTTTCACGTTGCCCCTTGGGTCGAAG from Thermococcus sp. MAR1 harbors:
- a CDS encoding MFS transporter, producing the protein MRKRLLLLVSLGWVFNYAHRMAIPPLIPMIKAELGINNAEAGLLMTALLLPYAIIQVPAGYIGDRFGRKRLLVLSIIGYSLSSALIVFAREYWELLAVRALYGLFSGLYYAPATALISEVYRERKGSALGVFMVGPPVGSGIAPLIVVPMAVNLEWRYAFLALSMLSLAIGIALTFAVRGEVSKPSRVRFSIPRNVFLLSAANFIVLAAFFGLLTFLVSFLVNAGVSFETASWLFSLLSVIGIAGSLFGGGLYDRIGRRSITVVFGLNAFLTLILALTASPWVIIPLGLAFYSVGAIVTAYTSEKATGENLGSVMGFVNMVGFFGATVGPYAVGLLIDHFGYEKAFLSIPAMYLLAWALIKLEE